The Agromyces mariniharenae genome includes a window with the following:
- the rimI gene encoding ribosomal protein S18-alanine N-acetyltransferase produces MSVFMRRAKVDDLEAIMRLERSTFVNDAWPEASMRRELENPHAYYLVAVDDDAEDPEQRLLGYAGLLAPPDGGQGDIQTIAVAEFARGVGLGRGLMHALITAARRRHVAEIFLEVRADNPIARSLYRSLGFVEIGVRRGYYQPDGVDAISMRLEVPAAVTRPAASGSGA; encoded by the coding sequence GTGAGCGTGTTCATGCGACGGGCGAAGGTCGACGACCTCGAGGCGATCATGCGGCTCGAGCGCTCGACGTTCGTGAACGACGCCTGGCCCGAGGCATCCATGCGTCGCGAGCTCGAGAACCCGCACGCCTACTACCTCGTCGCCGTCGACGACGACGCCGAGGACCCCGAGCAGCGCCTGCTCGGCTACGCAGGCCTGCTCGCGCCGCCCGACGGCGGCCAGGGGGACATCCAGACCATCGCGGTCGCGGAGTTCGCGCGCGGGGTCGGCCTCGGCCGCGGCCTCATGCACGCCCTCATCACCGCGGCCCGCCGCAGGCACGTCGCCGAGATCTTCCTCGAGGTGCGCGCCGACAACCCGATCGCGCGGTCGCTGTACCGCTCGCTCGGCTTCGTCGAGATCGGCGTGCGTCGCGGGTACTACCAGCCCGACGGCGTCGACGCGATCTCGATGCGGCTCGAGGTGCCGGCCGCCGTCACGCGCCCCGCGGCATCCGGGAGCGGCGCATGA
- the tsaD gene encoding tRNA (adenosine(37)-N6)-threonylcarbamoyltransferase complex transferase subunit TsaD: MNRDAPLVLGIETSCDETGVGIVRGSQLLANVIASSMEEHARYGGVVPEVAARAHLEALGPTIDAALAEADVSLSDVEAVAVTSGPGLAGALMVGVGAAKALALALDRPIYAVNHLVGHVGADILDDAAPLETPTIALLVSGGHTSLLLVRDLVSDVELLGETIDDAAGEAFDKVARLLGLPYPGGPEIDLAAIGGDPAAIRFPRGLTQPKDLAAHRYDFSFSGLKTAVARWVEQREAAGEPVPLADVAASFREAVVDVLVSKAIAACTDLGVPRLLLGGGVVANARLREVAEQRADAAGIALRIPPLSLCTDNGAMIAALGAQLIMAGHGPSALGFGADSTLPVTDIQA; encoded by the coding sequence ATGAACCGCGACGCCCCACTTGTGCTGGGCATCGAGACGTCGTGCGACGAGACCGGGGTCGGCATCGTGCGCGGTTCCCAGCTGCTCGCCAACGTCATCGCCTCCTCGATGGAGGAGCACGCGCGCTACGGCGGCGTCGTGCCCGAGGTCGCGGCGCGCGCCCACCTCGAGGCGCTGGGCCCGACGATCGACGCGGCGCTCGCCGAGGCCGACGTGTCGCTGTCCGACGTCGAGGCCGTGGCCGTCACGAGCGGGCCCGGGCTCGCCGGCGCGCTCATGGTGGGCGTGGGCGCCGCCAAGGCGCTCGCGCTCGCGCTCGACCGGCCCATCTACGCCGTGAACCACCTCGTCGGGCACGTCGGCGCCGACATCCTCGACGACGCGGCGCCGCTCGAGACGCCGACGATCGCCCTGCTCGTCTCGGGCGGGCACACCTCGCTGCTGCTCGTGCGCGACCTCGTCTCCGACGTCGAGCTCCTCGGCGAGACGATCGACGACGCGGCGGGCGAGGCGTTCGACAAGGTCGCACGGCTGCTCGGCCTGCCGTATCCCGGGGGGCCCGAGATCGACCTCGCGGCGATCGGCGGCGACCCGGCCGCGATCCGGTTCCCGCGTGGACTCACCCAGCCGAAGGATCTCGCGGCGCACCGCTACGACTTCAGTTTCTCGGGACTCAAGACCGCCGTGGCGCGCTGGGTCGAGCAGCGCGAGGCGGCGGGGGAGCCCGTGCCGCTGGCCGACGTCGCGGCGAGCTTCCGCGAGGCCGTCGTCGACGTGCTCGTCTCCAAGGCGATCGCGGCCTGCACCGACCTCGGCGTGCCCCGGCTGCTGCTCGGCGGAGGCGTCGTGGCGAACGCGCGGCTCCGCGAGGTGGCCGAGCAGCGGGCGGATGCCGCGGGCATCGCGCTGCGCATCCCGCCCCTGTCGCTGTGCACCGACAACGGCGCGATGATCGCCGCACTGGGGGCGCAGCTCATCATGGCCGGGCACGGCCCGTCGGCGCTCGGCTTCGGCGCCGACTCGACGCTTCCGGTCACCGACATCCAGGCCTGA
- a CDS encoding DUF4190 domain-containing protein produces MTDPNLPEQQPGGAVPPPPPPPPPAPDYGAPQPQQPAPAYGQQAPAYGQPAPAYGQPAPAYGQPYGQPAKKTNVLAIVSLIASIAGFVIAWGIGSIVGIICGHISLSQIKKTGEEGRGLAVAGLIVGYIGLALAILSVIVLAIVFGSIAASGGFTTQY; encoded by the coding sequence GTGACCGATCCGAACCTTCCCGAGCAGCAGCCCGGCGGCGCGGTGCCGCCGCCTCCGCCTCCGCCGCCGCCCGCGCCCGACTACGGCGCGCCGCAGCCCCAGCAGCCGGCGCCCGCCTACGGCCAGCAGGCCCCCGCGTACGGCCAGCCCGCTCCGGCATACGGGCAGCCCGCGCCCGCGTACGGCCAGCCCTACGGCCAGCCCGCCAAGAAGACCAACGTGCTCGCGATCGTCTCGCTCATCGCGTCGATCGCCGGCTTCGTGATCGCGTGGGGCATCGGCTCCATCGTCGGCATCATCTGCGGGCACATCTCGCTCAGCCAGATCAAGAAGACCGGGGAGGAGGGACGCGGCCTCGCCGTCGCCGGCCTCATCGTCGGCTACATCGGCCTCGCGCTGGCGATCCTCTCCGTCATCGTCCTCGCCATCGTGTTCGGTTCGATCGCCGCCTCCGGCGGATTCACGACGCAGTACTGA